A window of the Cannabis sativa cultivar Pink pepper isolate KNU-18-1 chromosome X, ASM2916894v1, whole genome shotgun sequence genome harbors these coding sequences:
- the LOC115723701 gene encoding zinc finger protein GAI-ASSOCIATED FACTOR 1: MSNITAAGEEGSFSSGNNNNNNNIHIINSSTTTTGDEEVIQGNNNHHHQKKQIPISSTNSNDSSSHHQQQQSVLLPKKKRNLPGTPDPNAEVIALSPTTLMATNRFVCEICNKGFQRDQNLQLHRRGHNLPWKLRQRTTTEVKKRVYICPEPTCVHHNPTRALGDLTGIKKHFSRKHGEKKWKCDKCSKKYAVQSDWKAHQKTCGTREYKCDCGTIFSRRDSFITHRAFCDALAEENNKVNQGLMNNNNMNMGPNLLSQQTQMPDLMPSMPLTTNTSINGLSDFKSIPQELIPMPYNKPMNNMAPGGMFSTSSGPLFGSPRGISTSSASSLQLSSNSSSGFNYLQDNKNASGPILAAGSAHMSATALLQKAAQMGATASSSSINSPMIQKSFSSTSSMAGPHIPPHHDQLSHVKQAQAQAQMQLHHINPAYDHHFQSQPSDPSSMVDINGREGGFNPTHKSQQELPHSFGPNNSHDMGMYSQMFLNNTSATTILEQEDSSTNSSSMHGKFSTERNITGLSRFAETGGGGGGGGGGNGDGDRIMVDFMGIGESRPTNGMHDHHQLEVMRQNRMPPMMNNHTFQQQVSHGDSGMEKSSIWGDI, translated from the exons ATGTCAAATATCACAGCAGCAGGTGAGGAAGGAAGTTTCTCTTCAgggaacaataataataataataatattcatattaTTAACAGTAGTACTACAACTACTGGAGATGAAGAAGTTATTCAGGGAAAtaataatcatcatcatcagaaaAAACAGATACCAATTAGTAGTACTAATAGCAACGATTCTTCTTctcatcatcaacaacaacaatcaGTACTCTTGCCTAAGAAGAAAAGAAATCTTCCAGGAACTCCag atccAAATGCTGAAGTTATAGCTCTATCACCAACAACATTAATGGCAACGAACCGTTTTGTGTGTGAGATATGCAACAAAGGGTTTCAAAGAGACCAAAATCTTCAGTTACACAGAAGAGGTCATAATCTTCCATGGAAGCTTCGGCAGAGAACGACAACAGAGGTGAAGAAACGGGTCTACATATGCCCCGAGCCCACATGTGTTCACCATAACCCGACCCGAGCATTAGGTGACCTCACTGGCATCAAAAAACACTTCAGCAGAAAGCATGGTGAGAAAAAATGGAAATGTGATAAGTGTTCTAAGAAATATGCTGTTCAATCTGATTGGAAGGCTCATCAGAAGACTTGTGGCACTAGAGAATACAAATGTGACTGTGGTACTATTTTTTCCAG GAGAGACAGCTTTATTACCCACAGGGCCTTTTGTGATGCATTAGCAGAAGAAAACAACAAAGTAAACCAAGGACTAATGAACAACAACAATATGAATATGGGACCAAATTTATTATCACAACAGACACAAATGCCGGATCTTATGCCATCAATGCCCTTGACTACTAACACATCCATTAATGGGCTTTCTGATTTCAAGTCCATTCCTCAAGAGCTTATCCCAATGCCTTATAATAAGCCCATGAACAATATGGCCCCTGGAGGCATGTTTTCCACCAGCTCAGGCCCACTTTTCGGAAGCCCAAGAGGCATTTCCACATCTTCAGCCTCTAGTCTCCAGCTTAGCTCCAATAGCTCCTCTGGCTTTAATTACCTCCAAGACAACAAAAATGCGAGCGGCCCAATTCTTGCAGCTGGATCGGCCCATATGTCTGCCACGGCCCTACTCCAAAAAGCGGCCCAAATGGGAGCCACAGCAAGCAGTAGCAGTATAAACTCTCCTATGATACAAAAGAGCTTCAGTAGTACTAGTAGCATGGCTGGCCCACATATTCCTCCTCATCATGACCAACTCTCTCATGTCAAACAGGCCCAGGCCCAGGCCCAGATGCAACTCCATCATATTAACCCTGCTTACGATCACCACTTTCAATCTCAACCATCAGATCcatccagcatggttgacatcAACGGTAGAGAAGGAGGGTTCAATCCTACTCATAAAAGTCAACAAGAATTACCACATTCTTTTGGTCCTAATAATAGCCATGACATGGGAATGTATAGTCAAATGTTCTTGAACAATACTAGTGCCACTACTATTCTAGAACAAGAAGATAGTAGTACTAATTCTAGTTCCATGCATGGAAAATTTTCAACAGAGAGGAATATAACAGGGTTGTCAAGGTTCGCAGAGaccggtggtggtggtggtggtggtggtggtggcaaTGGTGATGGTGATAGAATAATGGTTGATTTCATGGGCATTGGAGAGTCAAGGCCAACGAATGGTATGCATGATCATCATCAATTGGAAGTAATGAGACAAAACAGAATGCCTCCAATGATGAACAATCACACATTTCAGCAACAAGTCTCCCATGGAGATTCTGGGATGGAAAAGTCCTCCATTTGGGGAGATATatga